From a region of the Mycobacterium sp. SMC-8 genome:
- the pgm gene encoding phosphoglucomutase (alpha-D-glucose-1,6-bisphosphate-dependent), which translates to MAANPRAGRPAQPEDLIDIASVVTAYYTVAPDPENVDQQVTFGTSGHRGSSLDGAFNEAHILATTQAIVEYRAAQGTTGPLFIGRDTHALSEPAWTSALEVLAANDVVAMIDSADRYTPTPAVSHAILSFNQGRQGDLADGIVVTPSHNPPRDGGFKYNPPNGGPADTDATSVIAKRANEILRDGLRAVKRVPLARALNTAERHDYLNAYVDDLPNVVDLHAISAEGIRIGADPLGGASVDYWGAIAERHNLELTVVNPLVDATWRFMTLDTDGKIRMDCSSPNAMAGLLEKVIGSPGTYQIATGNDADSDRHGIVTPDGGLLNPNHYLAVAIDYLFTHRPEWAAETAVGKTAVSSSIIDRVVAGLDRKLVEVPVGFKWFVDGLIGGSVGFGGEESAGASFLRRDGSVWTTDKDGIIPALLASEMLAVTGSTPSQRYAELAERYGAPTYARIDAPADREQRARLGKLSPEQVSATELAGEPITAKLTSAPGNGAPLGGLKVTTENAWFAARPSGTEDVYKIYAESFRGPEHLAEVQDAAREVVAAVIS; encoded by the coding sequence ATGGCGGCCAACCCCCGCGCCGGTCGTCCGGCGCAGCCCGAGGATCTCATCGACATCGCTTCGGTGGTGACGGCGTACTACACCGTCGCTCCAGACCCCGAGAACGTGGACCAGCAGGTCACCTTCGGCACCTCGGGGCACCGTGGCTCGAGCCTGGACGGGGCGTTCAACGAGGCGCACATCCTGGCCACCACGCAGGCGATCGTGGAATACCGTGCCGCGCAGGGCACGACGGGTCCGCTGTTCATCGGCCGTGACACCCATGCACTGTCGGAGCCGGCGTGGACGTCGGCGCTGGAGGTGCTGGCCGCCAACGACGTTGTCGCGATGATCGATTCGGCCGACCGGTACACCCCGACTCCGGCCGTCAGTCACGCGATCCTGTCGTTCAACCAGGGCCGTCAAGGCGATCTCGCCGACGGGATCGTGGTGACCCCGTCGCACAACCCACCGCGCGACGGCGGATTCAAGTACAACCCGCCCAACGGCGGACCCGCCGACACCGACGCCACCAGTGTCATCGCCAAGCGGGCCAACGAGATCCTGCGCGACGGGCTGCGGGCGGTGAAGCGCGTCCCGCTGGCCCGGGCGCTGAACACCGCCGAGCGGCACGACTACCTCAACGCCTACGTCGACGATCTGCCCAACGTCGTCGACTTGCACGCGATCAGCGCCGAGGGCATCCGCATCGGCGCCGACCCGCTCGGCGGGGCCAGCGTCGACTACTGGGGCGCGATCGCCGAACGCCACAACCTGGAACTGACCGTTGTCAACCCGCTGGTCGACGCAACCTGGCGGTTCATGACCCTCGACACCGACGGCAAGATCCGGATGGACTGCAGCTCGCCGAACGCGATGGCTGGGCTTCTTGAAAAGGTGATCGGCAGCCCTGGGACATACCAGATCGCCACCGGCAACGATGCCGACTCCGACCGGCACGGCATCGTCACCCCGGACGGCGGCCTGCTCAACCCGAACCACTACCTCGCGGTGGCCATCGACTACCTGTTCACGCACCGCCCCGAGTGGGCCGCCGAGACGGCTGTCGGCAAGACCGCGGTGAGCTCGTCGATCATCGACCGCGTGGTGGCCGGGTTGGACCGCAAACTGGTCGAGGTGCCGGTGGGTTTCAAGTGGTTCGTCGATGGGCTGATCGGCGGCAGCGTCGGTTTCGGCGGTGAGGAGAGCGCCGGGGCGTCGTTCCTGCGCCGCGACGGCTCGGTGTGGACCACCGACAAGGACGGCATCATCCCGGCGCTGCTGGCCTCGGAGATGCTCGCGGTGACCGGGTCGACGCCGTCGCAGCGCTACGCGGAGCTGGCCGAGCGCTACGGCGCCCCCACGTACGCCCGCATCGATGCCCCGGCCGACCGGGAGCAGAGGGCCCGGCTGGGCAAGCTGTCGCCGGAGCAGGTGAGCGCGACCGAGCTGGCGGGCGAGCCGATCACCGCGAAGCTGACCTCCGCGCCCGGCAACGGCGCGCCGCTGGGTGGGCTGAAAGTGACGACCGAGAACGCCTGGTTCGCCGCGCGGCCGTCCGGCACCGAGGACGTGTACAAGATCTACGCCGAATCGTTCCGCGGGCCCGAGCATCTGGCTGAGGTACAGGACGCTGCCCGCGAAGTGGTGGCGGCGGTCATTTCGTGA
- a CDS encoding acyl carrier protein, whose translation MTTSPPSGVSTALEEILRDDLNVDITRVTRDSRLIDDVGLDSVAFAVGMVAIEDKLGVVLSEEDLLTCDTVGDLERAILSKTPTAQ comes from the coding sequence ATGACCACGTCACCACCGTCCGGCGTCAGCACCGCCCTCGAGGAGATCCTGCGCGACGACCTGAACGTCGACATCACCCGCGTCACGCGGGATTCGCGGCTCATCGACGACGTCGGCCTGGACTCGGTGGCGTTCGCGGTCGGCATGGTCGCGATCGAGGACAAACTCGGGGTCGTGCTCTCGGAAGAGGATCTGCTGACCTGCGACACCGTCGGCGATCTCGAGCGGGCCATCCTGTCGAAGACCCCCACAGCCCAGTGA
- a CDS encoding GNAT family N-acetyltransferase, producing MTDVLPILPRELTEISDEVRVVPPPPIPRLAAPYEVRLVDPDSDAAMISEWMNRPHLAEAWEYDRPVQWWHGYLRAQLAGRYSRPLIGMFRGEPHGYIEVYRAAKDSIAPRYDADPHDLGLHAAIADLDIVNRGFGPILLPRLAASLFEIEPQCRRIMFDPDHRNVGARRLCEYARCDFLGEHQMSNRRMALYALNRPS from the coding sequence ATGACTGACGTTCTACCGATCCTGCCCAGGGAGCTCACCGAGATCAGCGACGAGGTGCGCGTCGTGCCGCCGCCGCCGATCCCGCGTCTCGCCGCTCCGTACGAGGTCCGGCTCGTCGACCCTGACTCCGACGCGGCGATGATCTCCGAGTGGATGAACCGTCCGCATCTGGCCGAGGCGTGGGAGTACGACCGGCCGGTGCAGTGGTGGCACGGGTACCTGCGCGCCCAGCTGGCCGGCCGGTACTCGCGTCCGCTCATCGGCATGTTCAGGGGGGAACCGCACGGTTACATCGAGGTGTACCGCGCCGCAAAGGATTCCATCGCCCCGCGCTATGACGCCGACCCGCACGACCTCGGTCTGCACGCCGCGATTGCCGACCTGGACATCGTCAACCGCGGCTTCGGGCCGATTTTGCTGCCCCGGCTGGCGGCCAGCCTGTTCGAGATCGAACCGCAGTGCCGGCGCATCATGTTCGACCCCGACCACCGCAATGTCGGCGCCCGCCGGCTGTGCGAGTACGCCAGATGTGACTTCCTCGGCGAACACCAGATGTCGAACCGGCGAATGGCGCTGTACGCGCTCAACCGCCCGTCCTAG
- a CDS encoding DUF3297 family protein, protein MSEDHITDVPPTRLSIDPNSPFYSEEALLRDVGIRFNGAEKTNVVEYDVAEGWVRVEVPTAKDRRGNPMVMKLSGTVEPYFRLAK, encoded by the coding sequence ATGTCCGAGGACCACATCACCGACGTTCCGCCAACTCGCCTTTCCATTGATCCGAACAGCCCTTTCTATAGCGAAGAGGCGCTCCTGCGCGACGTCGGCATCCGCTTCAACGGCGCCGAGAAGACCAACGTCGTCGAATACGACGTGGCCGAGGGTTGGGTGCGTGTCGAAGTGCCCACCGCCAAGGATCGTCGCGGGAATCCGATGGTTATGAAGCTCAGCGGCACGGTTGAACCTTATTTCCGCCTGGCGAAGTAG
- the mbtN gene encoding mycobactin biosynthesis acyl-ACP dehydrogenase MbtN, with translation MTASTDIDVDGYRTLLTDVFGEQVTAWTAEAEASERFPRKLIEHLGAAGVFRSKWGPAGGHHPDVAKLNELAFQLGRLGSAGIGVGVSLHDSAIAVLRRFGRSDHLKAVCEQAIDGEAVLCIGASEESGGSDLQIVETEVRSERDGFHIRGVKKFVSLSPIADHIIVVARGVDHDPSSRHGNVLVIAVPTTQVEVQTPYRKVGAGPLDTAAVHIDTWVPADHLVARPGTGLAAISWGLAHERMSIAGQVASSCQRVLGVTHARMVQRRQFGATLFEHQALRMRMADLQARVDLLRHGLNGIAAQGRLDLRAAAAVKVTAARLGEEVLSECMHIFGGSGYLVDETPLGRWWRDMKLARVGGGTDEVLWELVAAAMKPDFDSYDEMIGGTVTSD, from the coding sequence ATGACCGCGTCCACCGACATCGACGTCGACGGCTACCGCACTCTGCTCACCGACGTGTTCGGCGAGCAGGTCACCGCTTGGACGGCGGAAGCCGAAGCCTCGGAGCGTTTTCCGCGGAAGCTGATCGAACACCTCGGTGCTGCCGGGGTCTTCCGCAGTAAATGGGGCCCGGCCGGTGGCCATCACCCCGACGTCGCCAAGCTCAACGAGCTCGCTTTCCAACTCGGGCGACTGGGGTCCGCGGGTATCGGCGTCGGTGTGAGCCTGCATGATTCGGCGATCGCGGTGCTGCGCCGGTTCGGCAGGTCGGACCACCTCAAGGCGGTGTGCGAACAGGCGATCGACGGTGAGGCGGTGCTGTGCATCGGCGCCTCCGAGGAGTCCGGCGGCTCGGATTTGCAGATTGTCGAGACCGAAGTCCGTTCCGAACGTGACGGTTTCCACATCCGTGGCGTCAAGAAGTTCGTCTCGCTGTCCCCGATCGCCGACCACATCATCGTCGTCGCGCGCGGAGTGGACCACGATCCGTCCAGCAGGCACGGCAACGTCCTGGTGATCGCCGTACCGACCACGCAGGTCGAGGTACAGACCCCGTACCGCAAGGTGGGCGCCGGCCCGCTGGACACCGCCGCCGTGCACATCGACACCTGGGTGCCCGCCGACCATCTGGTGGCGCGGCCCGGCACCGGGTTGGCCGCCATCTCGTGGGGCCTTGCGCACGAACGTATGTCGATCGCCGGTCAGGTGGCCTCGTCATGCCAGCGCGTGCTGGGCGTGACCCATGCGCGCATGGTGCAACGGAGACAGTTCGGCGCGACGCTCTTCGAGCATCAGGCATTGCGCATGCGAATGGCAGACCTGCAGGCCCGCGTCGACCTGCTCCGCCACGGCCTCAACGGCATCGCCGCGCAGGGACGGCTGGATCTGCGCGCGGCCGCCGCCGTCAAGGTCACCGCGGCGCGCCTGGGCGAGGAGGTGCTTTCTGAGTGCATGCACATCTTCGGCGGTTCGGGTTACCTCGTCGACGAGACGCCGCTGGGCAGGTGGTGGCGTGACATGAAACTGGCGCGGGTCGGCGGCGGCACCGACGAGGTGCTGTGGGAGCTGGTGGCCGCGGCGATGAAGCCGGACTTCGACAGCTACGACGAGATGATCGGTGGCACAGTGACTTCCGACTAG
- a CDS encoding MFS transporter gives MTSPAEGDCQGTADARSRSGTADATSKPEPVSRQRLPREVWVLVAANFVVALGYGVVAPVLPQYARHFGVSISAATFVITAFAVMRLVGAPPAGMLVQRLGERRVYISGLLIVALSTAACAFAETYWQLLLFRSLGGVGSAMFTVSSLGLMIRISPSDARGRVAGLFSSGFMVGSVGGPILGSLTAGFGLSAPFLIYGAALLVAATVVFVSLRKSAVVGQPADDTEKPVPFRTVFRHRAYRAALFSNFATGWASFGLRIALVPLFVVEVLGRSPGAAGLALTAFAVGNISVVIPSGYLSDRLGRRKLLIAGLTLAAVSTALVGFTTSFPVFLVAAYVAGAATGIFVSPQQAAVADVVGNKSRGGTAVATFQMMADFGSIGGSLLVGLIAQYTSFGWSFLISGVILGIAAVGWIFAPETRPRRSTEHTEARPLGPEAGGEVP, from the coding sequence GTGACCTCGCCCGCAGAGGGCGACTGTCAGGGCACCGCGGACGCGAGGAGCAGGTCGGGCACAGCGGACGCGACTTCCAAGCCGGAACCCGTGAGCAGACAGCGGTTGCCCCGCGAGGTCTGGGTACTGGTCGCCGCCAACTTCGTGGTCGCGCTCGGCTACGGCGTGGTCGCACCGGTACTGCCGCAGTACGCCCGCCACTTCGGGGTGAGCATCAGCGCTGCGACGTTCGTCATTACGGCGTTCGCCGTGATGCGCCTGGTGGGCGCACCGCCGGCGGGCATGCTCGTGCAGCGGTTAGGGGAGCGGCGGGTCTACATCAGCGGCCTGCTGATCGTGGCGTTGTCGACCGCGGCCTGTGCGTTTGCCGAAACCTATTGGCAGTTGCTGCTTTTCCGCTCACTCGGCGGGGTGGGCTCGGCGATGTTCACCGTGTCGTCGCTGGGTCTGATGATCCGGATCTCACCGTCGGATGCCCGCGGCCGGGTGGCGGGACTGTTCTCGTCGGGCTTCATGGTCGGTTCGGTGGGTGGGCCGATCCTGGGCAGTCTCACCGCGGGGTTCGGCTTGTCGGCGCCGTTCCTGATCTACGGCGCCGCGCTGTTGGTCGCCGCGACGGTCGTGTTCGTCAGCCTTCGGAAGTCCGCGGTGGTCGGGCAGCCGGCCGACGACACCGAGAAACCCGTGCCGTTCCGGACCGTGTTCCGACACCGCGCCTACCGTGCGGCGTTGTTCTCCAACTTTGCGACCGGCTGGGCGTCGTTCGGGTTGCGCATCGCGCTGGTGCCGCTGTTCGTCGTGGAGGTTCTGGGCCGCAGCCCCGGTGCGGCCGGTCTGGCGCTGACGGCGTTCGCGGTGGGAAACATCTCCGTGGTGATCCCGAGCGGGTACCTGTCCGACCGACTCGGGCGGCGCAAGCTGTTGATCGCCGGGCTGACGTTGGCCGCGGTGTCGACCGCCCTGGTCGGGTTCACCACGTCGTTTCCGGTGTTCCTGGTGGCGGCCTACGTCGCCGGCGCGGCCACCGGGATCTTCGTCTCCCCGCAGCAGGCAGCCGTCGCCGACGTGGTGGGCAACAAGTCACGCGGCGGGACGGCGGTCGCGACGTTCCAGATGATGGCCGACTTCGGCTCGATCGGCGGCTCGCTGCTGGTGGGTCTGATCGCCCAGTACACGTCGTTCGGCTGGTCATTCCTGATCAGCGGCGTCATCCTCGGCATCGCGGCGGTGGGGTGGATCTTCGCCCCCGAAACGCGTCCCCGGCGGTCAACGGAGCACACCGAAGCGCGTCCGCTCGGCCCGGAGGCCGGCGGCGAAGTGCCCTGA
- a CDS encoding LLM class flavin-dependent oxidoreductase: MPLELASFFRTTLPLDLSGLDTLDDGRYHSIWMPDHLVSFWPDSIWTPEFTDLAEVSPSPHRYLDTLALAGAVAARTTRTRLATSVLDTVRRHPVMLAQSALTLSHLSDGRFILGLGAGERENLAPYGFDHRSTVSRFAEALGLIRLLWDTDGPIDFAGEHFTLQHARLDTDLHPTGPPAIWIGANGPRMLRLVGEFGDGWWPTGSAGPETYANQLARVREAAEQAGRDPQAITPAKMVVCLIGEPDELSEIVRRPLVKSLVLQLTADSLAATGHRHPMGEHWRGIQDIDPRMLTRDRLLRLFERVDPAAILSVVPHGTPKQVAAQIAEFGEAGARVVSVLDYSAMAGRAYAAESARKVREVEDLLLQLTGSTP, from the coding sequence ATGCCCTTGGAGCTGGCCTCGTTCTTCCGGACGACCCTGCCCCTCGACCTCAGCGGGCTGGACACGCTCGATGATGGCCGCTACCACTCCATTTGGATGCCCGATCACCTCGTGAGCTTCTGGCCGGACTCGATCTGGACGCCCGAGTTCACCGACCTTGCAGAGGTGTCACCGTCGCCGCACCGCTACCTGGACACCCTGGCTCTTGCCGGAGCCGTCGCGGCCCGCACGACACGCACCCGGCTCGCGACGAGCGTCCTCGACACCGTCCGCCGCCACCCCGTGATGCTGGCCCAGTCGGCGCTGACCCTGAGCCATCTCTCGGACGGCCGGTTCATCCTGGGACTCGGTGCCGGCGAGCGCGAAAACCTGGCCCCGTACGGCTTTGACCACCGGAGCACGGTGAGCCGGTTCGCCGAAGCGCTCGGGCTCATCCGGCTGCTTTGGGACACCGACGGACCGATCGACTTCGCCGGAGAGCACTTCACACTGCAGCACGCCCGGCTGGACACCGACCTGCACCCCACCGGCCCGCCAGCGATCTGGATCGGCGCCAACGGCCCCCGCATGCTGCGACTGGTCGGTGAATTCGGCGACGGCTGGTGGCCGACGGGCAGCGCCGGGCCCGAGACCTATGCCAATCAGCTGGCGCGCGTCCGGGAGGCGGCAGAACAAGCCGGACGCGACCCGCAGGCGATCACACCGGCGAAGATGGTGGTCTGTCTCATCGGCGAGCCCGACGAACTGAGCGAGATCGTGCGGCGCCCGCTGGTGAAGTCTCTGGTGCTGCAACTGACGGCTGACTCACTGGCAGCCACCGGTCACCGCCACCCGATGGGGGAGCACTGGCGTGGCATCCAGGACATCGACCCGCGCATGCTGACCCGCGACCGACTGCTCCGGCTCTTCGAGCGGGTCGATCCGGCCGCGATCCTGTCCGTCGTTCCGCATGGCACGCCGAAGCAGGTCGCCGCGCAGATCGCCGAGTTCGGCGAGGCGGGGGCCCGGGTCGTGTCGGTGCTCGACTACAGCGCAATGGCGGGGCGGGCCTACGCCGCCGAGTCGGCACGCAAAGTCCGCGAGGTCGAAGACCTACTGCTGCAGCTCACAGGAAGCACGCCATGA
- a CDS encoding DUF1214 domain-containing protein has translation MVETTPLAPVTPLAALAPLARHGRFVGRVGGLAVALGIGIAIANGPAIATADDTTAGAQSSSSSTSENDTARTDTSRDRAADRDVDGEDVDDHPTDQHDVDDHAADAGEQDAEEGDADRQNVEQDVDEDDEVAAADVPDDTESPPTRTTVAVTAAEPDGGDAADVTGDRDNSPESAAVWTLTGVARREAVPESTVAPLPTPATSPLATEQQLAAERIASETVKTWPVRLMKFVLGAGWLATATRQYDHIGGPDWDNIGQLGRSVDEYAMGAAFQQQLLNPMTPTVVTQVAPPHTWYGRDVPGSRILYDNPDTVYRFMGVNMTSTYVIRGQFVGAQPADTNFSVLTGLSGVTADYLSGRDIDIAPDGSFTITVSGAPAAAGQRNHLQLTSDTTLIAVRNTLSDWTTQSPMTLSIERLSGPRNSLFSQLGGFAIPGLGPLVTRSPLLTALVSLIPPMKEPPRILRGAFTAVIMALGLGMESKYIKVATTDPQTGERMAPNVLKDPSRNAEFLATQLQSAGYFHLADDQALVVTVTPGNARYFTVPVTNLWTITGDYWNEQTSLNNAQALPNPDGAYTFVISPTDPDVHNWVSTGGLNKGTLSLRFQDLDLNAAPTPTVDAQVVALPDLPAVLPPTTIYLSAAQRQEQLDIRRAAFDRRFAVAD, from the coding sequence ATGGTGGAAACGACGCCGCTCGCTCCCGTCACCCCGCTCGCTGCGCTCGCGCCCCTCGCGCGCCATGGCCGCTTCGTCGGCCGGGTCGGCGGGCTCGCCGTTGCCCTCGGCATCGGGATCGCGATCGCGAACGGTCCCGCCATCGCGACGGCCGACGACACGACCGCTGGCGCGCAATCGTCGTCCAGTTCCACGTCGGAGAACGACACCGCACGGACCGACACGAGCCGCGACCGAGCCGCCGACCGCGACGTCGACGGTGAGGATGTCGACGACCACCCCACCGACCAACACGACGTCGACGATCACGCTGCCGACGCTGGCGAACAAGACGCAGAAGAAGGCGACGCCGATCGTCAGAACGTCGAGCAAGACGTAGACGAAGACGACGAAGTAGCCGCGGCCGATGTTCCGGACGACACCGAGTCACCTCCCACCCGAACCACAGTCGCCGTCACGGCCGCCGAACCCGACGGCGGCGATGCCGCGGACGTGACCGGGGATCGCGACAACAGCCCCGAATCCGCGGCGGTGTGGACGTTGACCGGAGTCGCGCGGCGCGAGGCCGTCCCCGAGTCGACCGTGGCCCCGCTGCCGACCCCTGCCACCAGCCCGCTTGCCACCGAGCAACAACTGGCGGCCGAGCGCATCGCGTCCGAGACCGTCAAGACCTGGCCGGTTCGGCTGATGAAGTTCGTGCTGGGCGCCGGCTGGCTGGCGACCGCCACCCGCCAGTACGACCACATCGGCGGGCCGGACTGGGACAACATCGGCCAACTCGGCCGCTCCGTCGACGAGTACGCGATGGGCGCGGCGTTCCAGCAGCAACTGCTCAATCCGATGACGCCGACGGTCGTCACCCAGGTCGCGCCGCCGCACACCTGGTACGGCCGGGATGTGCCCGGTTCCCGCATCCTCTACGACAACCCCGACACGGTGTACCGCTTCATGGGGGTGAACATGACCTCCACGTACGTGATCAGGGGCCAGTTCGTCGGCGCGCAGCCGGCGGACACCAACTTCAGCGTGCTCACCGGACTGTCCGGCGTCACCGCGGACTACCTCAGCGGCCGCGACATCGACATCGCACCGGACGGCTCGTTCACCATCACCGTCAGCGGCGCCCCGGCCGCGGCGGGCCAGCGCAACCACCTCCAGCTGACCTCCGACACCACGCTGATCGCGGTCCGGAACACGTTGTCGGACTGGACCACTCAGTCGCCGATGACGCTGAGCATTGAACGGCTGTCCGGGCCGCGCAACAGCCTGTTCAGTCAACTCGGCGGCTTCGCGATCCCGGGGCTGGGGCCCCTGGTGACCAGGAGTCCCCTGCTGACCGCGCTGGTGTCCTTGATTCCACCGATGAAGGAGCCGCCGCGGATCCTGCGCGGCGCGTTCACCGCAGTGATCATGGCGCTCGGCCTGGGCATGGAGTCGAAGTACATCAAGGTCGCCACCACCGACCCGCAGACCGGTGAACGGATGGCGCCTAATGTGCTCAAAGACCCGTCCCGCAATGCGGAGTTCCTCGCCACGCAGCTGCAGAGCGCCGGGTACTTCCACTTGGCCGACGACCAGGCCCTGGTCGTCACTGTCACCCCGGGCAACGCGCGCTACTTCACCGTCCCGGTCACCAATCTGTGGACGATCACCGGCGATTACTGGAACGAACAGACCAGCCTCAACAACGCGCAGGCGCTGCCGAATCCGGACGGCGCCTACACCTTCGTGATCTCGCCCACCGATCCCGACGTGCACAACTGGGTCTCGACCGGCGGCCTGAACAAGGGCACGCTGTCGCTGCGGTTCCAAGACCTCGACCTGAACGCGGCGCCGACTCCGACGGTCGACGCCCAGGTTGTTGCCCTGCCGGACCTGCCCGCGGTGCTACCGCCGACCACGATCTACCTCAGCGCGGCACAGCGTCAGGAGCAGCTCGACATCCGGCGCGCTGCGTTCGACCGCCGTTTCGCCGTCGCCGACTGA
- the mbtM gene encoding long-chain-fatty acid--ACP ligase MbtM: protein MSAFAAALSRAMTASPRDLMVLDRAAGQWNRHPWGEVHLRSENIAERILDGPDGAVGLVGEPTVEFIAAIQGSWLAGRALSILPGPVRGADDRQWARATAERFAGIGVTQIFTHGAYPDLLRDNDSGLTVHDVSEVGHSRRSTTLTLQAGAVGTAAVLQGTAGSTGTPRTALLSPDAVMNNVTALLQHTAVDPTVDIGLTWLPLYHDMGLTFLLTGLLSGAEMWVAPTAAFAASPFRWLSWLSESGAALTAAPNFAYSVIGKYARRVPDVDLSRLRFAINGGEPIDCDGFQVFLDELARFGLDPRVAAPSYGLAESTCAVTAPEPGTGLVVEEIVDPVTEAVRRHAVLGRPIPGMELRISESEHTGQAGDHAIGEVEIRGTSLMTGYLGQEPLTPGEWFRTGDLGYVTDDGLVVCGRVKELITIAGRNIFPSEVERVAAQVRGVRDGAVVAVGTDGDSARQGLIIAAEFRGPDEAGARSEVVQRVASQCGVVPADVVFMTPGALPRTSSGKLRRLEVKRDLEAARA from the coding sequence GTGAGCGCGTTCGCCGCGGCGCTGTCGCGGGCGATGACGGCATCTCCCCGGGACCTGATGGTCCTCGACCGGGCCGCCGGACAGTGGAATCGCCACCCATGGGGGGAGGTGCACCTGCGCTCGGAGAACATCGCCGAACGGATCCTCGACGGACCCGACGGTGCCGTGGGTCTGGTCGGCGAGCCCACCGTCGAGTTCATCGCCGCGATTCAGGGGTCCTGGCTGGCCGGCCGCGCCCTGTCGATCCTGCCCGGACCGGTACGCGGCGCCGACGACCGGCAATGGGCCCGCGCCACCGCCGAGCGTTTCGCCGGCATCGGCGTCACACAGATCTTCACCCACGGCGCCTACCCGGACTTGTTGCGTGACAACGATTCCGGTCTGACCGTCCACGACGTGTCCGAGGTGGGGCACTCGAGACGGTCCACCACGCTGACGCTGCAGGCCGGTGCGGTCGGCACTGCGGCGGTGCTGCAAGGCACCGCCGGCTCCACCGGCACGCCGCGCACCGCGCTGCTCTCTCCCGACGCGGTCATGAACAACGTCACCGCGCTGCTGCAGCACACCGCGGTCGATCCGACCGTCGACATCGGCTTGACCTGGTTGCCGCTCTACCACGACATGGGGCTGACCTTCCTGCTCACCGGCCTGCTCTCCGGCGCCGAGATGTGGGTGGCTCCCACCGCGGCGTTCGCCGCCTCGCCGTTCCGGTGGCTGAGCTGGCTGTCCGAGAGTGGCGCAGCCCTCACTGCCGCACCGAATTTCGCGTATTCGGTGATCGGCAAGTACGCCCGCAGGGTTCCCGACGTCGACCTGAGCCGGCTCCGGTTCGCCATCAACGGTGGCGAACCGATCGATTGCGACGGCTTCCAGGTGTTCCTCGACGAACTCGCCCGTTTCGGTCTCGATCCGCGGGTTGCGGCGCCGTCGTACGGACTGGCCGAGTCGACGTGCGCGGTCACCGCCCCCGAGCCCGGCACCGGGCTGGTCGTCGAGGAGATCGTCGACCCGGTGACCGAAGCCGTGCGGCGCCACGCGGTGCTCGGCAGACCGATTCCCGGTATGGAACTGCGCATCTCGGAATCCGAGCACACCGGCCAGGCCGGCGACCACGCGATCGGCGAAGTCGAGATCCGCGGCACGTCGCTGATGACCGGCTACTTGGGTCAGGAGCCACTGACTCCCGGCGAGTGGTTCCGTACCGGAGATCTCGGCTACGTCACCGACGACGGGCTGGTCGTGTGCGGCCGGGTCAAGGAACTCATCACCATCGCCGGGCGCAACATCTTCCCCAGCGAGGTGGAACGGGTCGCCGCACAGGTCCGTGGGGTGCGCGACGGCGCCGTCGTCGCGGTCGGCACCGACGGCGACTCGGCTCGCCAGGGTCTGATCATCGCCGCGGAGTTCCGCGGTCCCGACGAGGCCGGCGCGAGAAGTGAAGTGGTGCAACGCGTCGCATCGCAGTGTGGGGTGGTTCCCGCCGACGTCGTATTCATGACGCCGGGCGCGCTGCCGCGGACATCCTCGGGCAAGCTGCGGCGCCTGGAAGTCAAACGAGATCTGGAGGCTGCCCGCGCATGA